TTGCCTGCAGGTCGAGCGGCATGCTGTTCAGTTCATCCAAAAATAGAGTACCGCCATCCGCCAGCTCGAATAATCCTGGGCGATCATCGGCTCCCGTGAAGCTTCCTTTTGTCGTGCCAAACAGCAAGCTTTCGAGCAGCGCGGCAGGTAGCGCGGCACAATTTTGCGCGATGAATGGCTTACTGCTGCGGACAGACGCGTGGTGAATGGATTGAACAAACAGTTCTTTTCCCGTCCCGGTTTCGCCGTATATCAATACAGGAGAAGTTGTCCGGGCAGCCTTTCGAGCGCGCTCTTTGAGGCGCTTCATTTTTTCACTCATCGTCAAAATGTCTTCGAAATGGAAAGTCGTTTCATCTACCGTGCGTTTTGTCCGTTTCGGCTTGCTAATTTTGGCCTGAAGATCCACCAAGCGTTCCGACAGTTCTTTTAGCTTGCCGATATCCTTCGCCACCTCGACTGCGCCGACTAACCTTTTGCCTACTCTTACCGGGAGTGTTGTGTTGATTGTCTCTACACGCATTCCCTTCCAGTTCTTATATGTCTGTGTCTGGTTGTAAATTGATTCGCCACTATCGATAACACGCAGCAGGGTACTCGACTGTCGATCAAGTGAAGGAAAAACCTCCAACAATGGCTTTCCCAACACCTCTTCTGGGGTCAACCCATCGAGCTTGGCTGCGACGTGATTGTAGAAAATCGTAATGCCATTTGCATCCACAACGTGAATTCCCTCATCGATAGCACCCAAGATCGCCTGCAACATTTCTACCGTATCTGACAACGGCATCCCGGCTTTCACTCCTTCCTTTCATCCATACTGCCAAAAAATCATCACTTCGCCGAATATTCGGCACTTTTACGCATTTATCGATTACGCCCTACCTGAATGGCAAGCATTGCGGTATACAGTAAATGTCCCAATATCCAGATGAGGAACGCTGTCATACTCATCGGGGATTGACTCAGCACACTAAATGGGAAAAACGCAACAGAAAAACTGAGCATCCAGTACAGCAAATATCGTACCGACCGGGCTTTTCGTTCCCGCGGGTAAAAGTGCATGAGAAAAAAGGCGACGATCACACTAATCAGCAGATGAATCAATAGTTCTACAATAGAGGGCAGGTTTTCCATACCCGGTACATAGCTGACATCAATTAAAACGGGAAAGGTATTGGTATCAAACAAACCATCCCCGAGCGCTAAAAAAGCAGCAAGACCCAGACCGGCTATTAGTCCATTTGCGAGTACAAACATGCTGTATCCCCCTCCCACTTCAGCCGCAAGTACTCCTATTGTACGTGCAAAAAACCGCCCTTGCAAAGGGCGGCTTATTTTCCTAGCTCTATTTTCAGCTCATGCTCACCAGCGTACTGCTCATTCATCCATAGCTGGTACGCGATTTCTACCTGTACAGGAACCTCTGCCTCGTAGCGAATTCGCAGCTTGTTCGTATGCGTCTCCATGGCAAACGGGCCATAGGGACTTTGATAGGTAGAATGAGTGCTGGCTCCTTTTTCGAATTGCTGTCTGGTTGAAACACCACCCTGACGGACCAGCGTAATAGACGTATCTGTCAGCTTCAGTGTCGTGCTTACTTCGCCTACGCCCTCCATCTGCTCTTTGTAGGTCAAGTACCACGCGGATGCTTTTTGTACGCGCCTGCCCTCATAGCTGTGGGTCGTTTCTTCCCAGTTGCCTTCGACATGATGCCGTGCCGTCAATTTCACTTGTATGTCTTGCATGCTGCTTCCACACTCCACTTTCTTTCGCTTCCCATTTATCCCTACATTCTACCCTTCATCGCTCTTCTGTGGCAACCGCAGCCTCTGCTTTGGCATCAGCCAGCAGGTATCTCATGGTAGCAGCAATCCCGATTGCCGCCAGCAGCAGTAGACCCGCCAACACCAAGTACCCGACTCCTGCCCCCGTATAATCAATCATAGCCGTAAACAAACCGATCAGGACCAGACGCATCATCATGCCGATTGAGTTGAAAAAGCTCATCACCCGCCCCATCTGATGCTTCGGCACAACTGTCATATAGAGCGATTGCCGAATCAAGCGCACAGAAGCGTTACTCCACCCGTAAAACGTGTACGCCGCAATCAGCGCCCAGCCATACGGCAAAGCA
This genomic stretch from Brevibacillus brevis harbors:
- a CDS encoding sigma-54 interaction domain-containing protein, producing the protein MPLSDTVEMLQAILGAIDEGIHVVDANGITIFYNHVAAKLDGLTPEEVLGKPLLEVFPSLDRQSSTLLRVIDSGESIYNQTQTYKNWKGMRVETINTTLPVRVGKRLVGAVEVAKDIGKLKELSERLVDLQAKISKPKRTKRTVDETTFHFEDILTMSEKMKRLKERARKAARTTSPVLIYGETGTGKELFVQSIHHASVRSSKPFIAQNCAALPAALLESLLFGTTKGSFTGADDRPGLFELADGGTLFLDELNSMPLDLQAKLLRVLQDGQIRRIGGSHSTRVDVRVIAAVNEAPQSLVERGVMRADLYYRINVVSFELPPLRERREDVEMLIDHFLQKFNRIFGMNVRGISREVAQLFAAYEWPGNVRELEHVIEAAMNMVESDIILLDHLPAHLLERSQSEKKEASISAQLLPKEGCTLPEILREVEEKVIKDAMQQTDGNVLRAAKLLGIPRQTLQYKLSQRMIPPC
- a CDS encoding DUF1934 domain-containing protein, with amino-acid sequence MQDIQVKLTARHHVEGNWEETTHSYEGRRVQKASAWYLTYKEQMEGVGEVSTTLKLTDTSITLVRQGGVSTRQQFEKGASTHSTYQSPYGPFAMETHTNKLRIRYEAEVPVQVEIAYQLWMNEQYAGEHELKIELGK